One genomic segment of Virgibacillus doumboii includes these proteins:
- a CDS encoding spore germination protein, whose amino-acid sequence MPSIVGPIKINSVGGGVVNFGDSFYLAPKSTSKTAAGSGSLNTGDFINTNNGLSTTNPIDPDVNDQNVASNA is encoded by the coding sequence ATGCCATCAATTGTTGGTCCAATTAAAATAAATAGTGTTGGTGGCGGCGTTGTAAACTTTGGGGATTCATTTTATCTTGCTCCAAAGAGTACGTCCAAGACTGCCGCCGGATCAGGATCACTCAATACTGGCGACTTTATAAACACAAATAACGGTTTAAGTACTACTAATCCGATTGATCCTGATGTGAATGATCAAAATGTTGCTTCAAATGCATAG
- the gerPC gene encoding spore germination protein GerPC, which translates to MNGWNNYFYNLYQRIDEQDRTIRDLESRLQQLENMNNQQNQKPVEKIEYHFDQLKIENLEGTLHIGLSPGDLKNIDDFSVPDAGQSPFKQQLLSDLNAYLRQHGEKLIHDTAVRHQVSMENIDPAILIEDMAKQLPERIAYYEAEAKKNKQDVSDKQVTLQISDTIKREIDHSLNKYMEGNDPANDYGSP; encoded by the coding sequence ATGAACGGATGGAATAATTATTTCTATAACCTTTATCAGCGCATTGATGAACAGGACCGGACGATTCGCGATTTGGAATCAAGACTGCAGCAGCTTGAAAACATGAACAACCAGCAAAATCAGAAACCGGTTGAAAAAATCGAATATCATTTTGACCAGTTAAAAATAGAAAACCTCGAAGGAACACTCCATATCGGCTTATCTCCGGGTGACCTGAAAAACATAGATGATTTTTCCGTTCCAGATGCAGGTCAATCACCATTTAAGCAACAGTTATTATCCGATTTGAATGCCTATCTGCGGCAACATGGAGAAAAGCTCATTCATGATACTGCTGTGCGCCATCAGGTTTCTATGGAGAATATTGACCCTGCCATACTTATTGAAGATATGGCAAAACAACTCCCGGAACGAATTGCTTATTACGAAGCAGAGGCCAAGAAAAACAAACAGGATGTTAGCGATAAACAAGTAACACTTCAAATAAGTGATACGATCAAACGTGAAATTGACCACTCTTTAAATAAATACATGGAAGGGAATGATCCTGCTAATGATTATGGAAGTCCATAA
- a CDS encoding spore germination protein GerPE gives MEKRTASVNRVRIHGVTFSAVFNIGDTKFARPKSRGIAVQKEGASFVEDDDINFEEYALFDEKANWPNTRDTVLKKTFHHSDTLQVDNVDIIGVSQAAIFHIGSIDDVRSEARLKHFRLYLPE, from the coding sequence ATGGAAAAAAGAACCGCATCTGTTAACAGAGTCCGGATTCACGGGGTAACATTCAGTGCAGTTTTTAATATTGGTGACACGAAATTTGCCCGCCCAAAATCAAGAGGGATTGCTGTACAAAAAGAAGGTGCTTCTTTCGTTGAAGACGACGATATTAATTTTGAAGAATACGCACTGTTTGACGAGAAAGCAAACTGGCCGAACACCAGGGATACTGTTCTGAAAAAAACGTTTCACCACTCCGATACATTACAGGTCGATAACGTTGATATTATCGGCGTCAGTCAAGCTGCAATTTTCCACATCGGCAGTATTGATGATGTTCGCAGTGAGGCAAGACTCAAACATTTCCGACTATATTTACCGGAATAA
- a CDS encoding spore gernimation protein GerPD yields MIMEVHNWNLHVANVEIDAVTASSVFLIGDNDEFILSSFFDTPPEAAALGTIVPLSG; encoded by the coding sequence ATGATTATGGAAGTCCATAACTGGAATTTGCATGTCGCAAACGTTGAAATTGATGCTGTCACAGCGTCATCCGTCTTCTTAATTGGTGACAATGATGAATTTATTCTCTCTTCATTTTTTGATACTCCTCCTGAAGCAGCTGCACTCGGAACAATTGTGCCGTTGTCAGGGTGA
- a CDS encoding alpha/beta hydrolase, with protein MEVKEGFFRGMNEARLFYQSFIPETSPEGAVIVVHGLGDHSGGMLNLCNKLADASLIVYAFDLRGHGKSSGTRGYIRKWNEYIEDLHAFRNKVINEIPELPLYIVSHSLGGVIALDYSLHYSHGISGLIAIAPAISYETKWSEKLLIQLMGRFKPDYVIEEPGNLDLLTQDQTEQSRLESDELRHNMVTPGLGRGLLQTIPRLMNKAHSIQLPFLLQFGLDDEMTPPWKLREFYNSIGSEEKQKYEYDALRHRPFDDSGREQFFSDMTGWLERQTEKVKK; from the coding sequence TTGGAAGTTAAGGAAGGTTTTTTTCGTGGTATGAATGAGGCCAGACTTTTTTATCAGTCGTTCATACCGGAAACATCCCCCGAAGGAGCAGTAATTGTTGTACATGGGCTTGGTGATCATAGCGGGGGCATGCTCAACCTTTGTAATAAACTGGCAGATGCCAGTCTCATAGTTTATGCCTTTGATTTGCGTGGACACGGTAAAAGCTCCGGTACACGTGGGTATATTCGGAAATGGAATGAATACATAGAAGACTTGCACGCATTTAGGAATAAAGTAATTAACGAGATTCCTGAGCTACCATTGTATATTGTCTCGCATAGCCTTGGTGGTGTCATTGCCCTGGATTATTCATTGCATTACAGTCACGGAATATCCGGACTGATTGCGATTGCTCCGGCTATTTCGTATGAAACAAAATGGTCGGAAAAATTGCTTATTCAGCTGATGGGCAGATTTAAACCGGATTATGTAATTGAGGAACCAGGCAATCTTGATTTATTAACACAAGATCAAACAGAACAGAGCAGATTGGAATCTGACGAATTGCGGCACAATATGGTAACCCCAGGCTTAGGCCGTGGTTTACTGCAAACCATACCACGGCTTATGAACAAGGCTCATTCAATCCAATTGCCGTTCTTATTGCAGTTTGGTCTTGATGATGAGATGACGCCACCCTGGAAGCTGCGCGAATTTTACAACTCAATCGGTTCAGAAGAAAAACAGAAATATGAATACGATGCACTCCGACACCGTCCATTTGATGATTCAGGTCGAGAGCAATTCTTTTCAGACATGACTGGTTGGCTGGAGCGGCAGACGGAAAAAGTTAAAAAATGA